The Variovorax sp. J2L1-78 genome segment GTACTGGGTGCAGGTGGAGGGCGTGCCCGCCGACGCGGCGCTGGCCGCCCTGCGCGATGGCGTGACGCTCAACGACGGCCCGACGCGTCCGGCCCACGCGCAGCGTATCAACCCGCCGTCCGGCCTGTGGGAACGCGACCCGCCCATCCGCGTGCGCCAGGCCATTCCCACCACCTGGATCGAGCTCGCGATCAAGGAAGGCCGCAACCGCCAGGTGCGGCGCATGACGGCGGCGGTCGGGCACCCGACGCTGCGGCTGGTCCGCGCGGCCATCGGGCCGTACACGCTGGACGGCCTGGCACCGGGCGCCTGGGCCGGCTGAAGGCTCAGCGTTCGCCGAGGAAAGCGCCGTCGACCGGCTTCTTCAACCACCCGTGGATGTCGCCGCCGAGCTTGTACGCCACCGTGCCCACCATGCTGCAGGTGCTGCGCGGCAGACCGATGTACAGGAACATCTGCCGCTGCGCCGTGAAGTGGACCGGCGCGGTGCCGGGCCGCTCCAGCGTGCCGCGCAGTTCGACGATCTTCGGGCCGCCGTAGATGCCGCCGGCGTTGGCCAGCAGGTCGGTCACTTCGACCTTGAGCACCGGCGCCGCCGTGGTACCGGGCGTGGGCGCGGCGAGCAGGTAAAGCAAGGGCTCTTCGATCTGGTCTTCGACCGCCTGGTGCAACAACGCGGGGACGTCGCAGTTGTCGTCCGACTTCGACAGGCGCAGTCCCTTGCTGGTGGTGCCGTAGGTGACCTGCGGCATGACGAGGCTGTTCTGCGCCGTGGCCTCGGGTGGCGGCGGTTCCGCCTTCTCGACGGTCGGCTGGCGCGTGCCGCAGGCGGCCATGAGGCCGGCCATGGCCAGCAGGGTGGCCAGGCGTGCCGCCTTCGCCGCGGGATGGATGCGATGCATCAAATACGTTCTCCTTGAATGACCGCGTTCGAGACGCGGCCCGCGATTGTCGGGGCGCCTCGACACGGCCCACGGGCCCGTGCATCGACGCACGCCGCGCAGCGTGACTTTGCTGACAGTTGCGGTCGCACGTCGCTCGCTAGACTTGCCCGATGGCCTTCTCCCACCCCACTTTTCCCTTTCACGCCTCCCAACGCCGCACCGCCCTCCTCGGCACGCTCGGCGCCCTGCTGCTGCCGACCCTGCCCGCGCTCGCGGCGACGCCGGCGGCCGCGCCCGAGCTCTGGCCGCAGGCCTCGGCCGTGCCCGGCGGCGTGGTGCGGCTGTCGCTCGGCCCGGCGGCAGCACGCCCGACGGCGCACACCGATGGAAACGTGCCGCTGCTGGTCATCGGCGACCCGATCGCGTGGACCGCGCTGGTCGGCATCCCGTTGGCGGCGCCGGTCGGCAACGCACGCATCGTGGTGCGCGCCGACGACGGCAGCGAAAAGTCCATCGCCTACGCCATCGCGCCCAAGCGCTACAGCGAGCAGCGCCTGAAGGTCGCGCCGGGCACGGTCGACCTGTCGGCCGCCGACCAGGCGCGCTACGAGCGCGAGCGCGACCACCAGGCGCGCGTGATGGCGACCTTCAGCGAGGCGCTGCCCGCCGACCTGAAGATGGCGGTGCCGGTGCCCGGCCGACGGTCGAGTTCCTTCGGCCTGCGCCGCGTGTTCAACGGCCAGTCGCGCAATCCGCACAGCGGCATGGACATCGCCGCGGGCACCGGCACGCCGGTGCGTGCCCCGCTGCCCAGCCGCGTGATCGACACCGGCGACTACTTCTTCAACGGCGGCACCGTCTGGCTCGACCACGGCCGCGGCCTGCTGAGCATGTATTGCCACCTGAGTGCGATCGACGTGAAGG includes the following:
- a CDS encoding pseudouridine synthase translates to MVSSVAPRLIRFNKPYGVLSQFTPEGRWQGLKDFIDLPGVYVAGRLDADSEGLLLLTDDGKLQAQIADPRFKMEKVYWVQVEGVPADAALAALRDGVTLNDGPTRPAHAQRINPPSGLWERDPPIRVRQAIPTTWIELAIKEGRNRQVRRMTAAVGHPTLRLVRAAIGPYTLDGLAPGAWAG
- a CDS encoding M23 family metallopeptidase, whose protein sequence is MAFSHPTFPFHASQRRTALLGTLGALLLPTLPALAATPAAAPELWPQASAVPGGVVRLSLGPAAARPTAHTDGNVPLLVIGDPIAWTALVGIPLAAPVGNARIVVRADDGSEKSIAYAIAPKRYSEQRLKVAPGTVDLSAADQARYERERDHQARVMATFSEALPADLKMAVPVPGRRSSSFGLRRVFNGQSRNPHSGMDIAAGTGTPVRAPLPSRVIDTGDYFFNGGTVWLDHGRGLLSMYCHLSAIDVKVGDVLQTGDRFCAVGATGRVTGPHLHWGVMLNRTMVDPALFITA